In Pseudemcibacter aquimaris, the sequence GACACACATGGCATCATGATGATGAAACGTTATTTAATTATACGAAACTTGGGGGCAAGGGCATAGCCAAGCTGTTGGGTTATGAAAACCCAAATAGTGGCATGCCAGCTTATGAAGATAGCCTGAGTGATGCAGAAATAGCTGCAATATTAAACTACATTAAATCGACATGGCCGCAGAAAATACGCGATATTCAATCTGCCAGAAATACTAAGTGACTTTAAATTCCAATGAATCCCAAACAGGGATTCGAACGCATGATTGGTACGGTACTTTCATCGCTATGATTGAGGCCATACCAAGAACGGAAATCAAAGCAGCACAAGGTGTTGCAACATAAAACTTGCTTTCTATTGTTTTCAGGGCGATTATTTGTTGCAACACAATGGTGAGTGTAGAGGATTCGAACTCAAAGGGGTTCAATACACCGCCATTAAAAAAGGGTCCCTTTTGGGACCCTTTTTTAATGTCTGCATTTGATCTTGGTATTTCTGATCCTTAATCTAAGATGGCTATTCATCACTTAATATTTAAAGTCAAGCCCCTGGGCCGCAGTCTAGGCATCGTTTTACAGGGATGGGGCCTAATTGGAGCTTACTGTTAAGATCTCTCAACGCTGTTCTTAAGCCTTCTTCTATTACTGGATGATAGAATGGCATTTCCAAGATTTCTGGTATTGTCATTTTTTGTTGATGACACCATGCGAGCAAATGCGCAAGATGTTCTGCGCGTGGTCCAAAAATTTCAGCACCTAGTAATAAGCCTGTACCTAGTTCACCATAAACATTCATCAATCCTTTATTCACAAGCATGGTACGGCTTCTGCCTTGTCCTTCGAAGGATACAGTGCCTGTTTCAAAGCAACCTTCAGTCAGGGATGCGAATGAGCTACCGACTGTTGCGAGTTGCGGGTCAGAAAAAACCACACCAATTGGGCTTGTACGTTTACCTGCGCTAATTTTTGGGAATTGGGCGGCATTTTTGCCTGCGATTTTACCTTCATCAGCGGCTTCATGCAGCAGGGGTTTATCATTATTTGCATCACCGGCAATAAAAACGGGATGATCCCCGATTTGCATTGTGTATTGATTGAACAGCGGAACACCACGATCATCAAGTGGCAAGGTAGTGTTTTCAAGACCAAGATTTCTTACATTTGGTGTGCGACCAGTGGTTGCCAATACATAATCAAAACCTTCAGTAATAGAATTTCCATCGAAATGCTTATAAGTAATGTTAACTTTATCATCCTTTTGGACAATAGAAGTAACATCTGCATCAGGGTTTAAATAGAACTCACCTTGAAAGGCATCTGTCGCATATTCGAGTATTTCAGGATCACTAAGTGGACCAACGAACCCGCCACGGCCAAAGATCTTAATTTTAACACCAAGTCTATGTAGAGCTTGACCAAGTTCCAGGCCAATCACACCGGGACCAAACAGCGCAACAGATTCTGGCAAATCATCCCAATCAAATACATCATCATTAATGATCAGGCGATCTGTCACTTTTTGAAATATCGGTGGTATGGCAGGCGAGGACCCCGTGGCGATTACGATGGTTTTTGCTTTTATTTCAATTTTATTATCAATGATCAAGGTATTGTCGTTAACAAATTTTGCATACCCTTTAATTAAGTGATCTGGATTAAAACCATCGACAGATTCCAAAACAAAACCAACAAATCGATCGCGCTCGGATTTGACGCGTTCCATTACTTTGCGACCATCAATATCATTTATTTGTGCGTTAACACCAAATTGAGGGGCTTTTTCAACATTATGGGCAGCTTCTGCTGCGGCAATGAGTAGTTTGCTAGGCATGCATCCAACACGTGCGCATGTTGTGCCATATTTGTTACCCTCTATTAATGCAATGCTGTCTGTTGTTTTAGCCGCTTCACGATATGCACCCATGCCAGATGTTCCTGTGCCGATAATTGCAACATCTACTGTTCTTTTTTCCATAATAATTCCTTTGGAGAATATAATTATATTGACCAATCGGTCAAAAATAGGTTAAAAAATTTACGACATATTTGTCGTTTAGAATTGTTATAAATAATATGGACCGATCGGTCAATAATTAAATGGATAAAAATGACTAAAAACAAATTAGCAGGCCGCCCACGAGAGTTTGATAAGGATAACGTGTTGAAAAACATCACGGAACTGTTTTGGAAGAATGGTTATGAAGGCACTTCTCTTTCGCACATTATTGCCGCGACTGGATTAAAAAAAGGTAGTTTATATGCGACCTTTGGCGATAAACATTCCATGTATATTGCTGCATTTGAAAGTTATGAAAGTGAAATAGTCAATCAGACTTATCAGTTTTTAACAAATGGTGAGGGGGATGCTTTTTCTCGTATTCAAACTTTTTTATTCGCGCCAATTGAGGCGGTAGGTACTTTAAATGACCGAAGCGGATGTTTTTTATGCAATGCGTCATCGGATCGCGCATCATTAAATCCAGAAACATCCGAAATGGTGCAGCGAGCTTTTAACAAATTGGAACAGGGACTGGTAAATGCTTTGTACGAGATTAAGCCAACCATAGATAAACAAGAGCTTGCCGATAAAGCGCGCTGGATTCTTGCTGCATATTCTGGTTTTCGTGTAATGGTCCGTAGTGGCCTTCCGGTTGAAAGCTTAACCTTGGCGCATAAGGAATTAATGATAAGCATTAAGAATAGTATGTGAAAGATTTAGGAATAAGCCCTAATCATCGCTGCTATTTGCTCTTCAAAATTATCTTTAATAGGTTTTACGATAACAGCGTTGCATCCTGCATCTAATGCTATTTTCTCATCAGCCGGTTTTACGGCCGCTGTAAGTGCGATAATGGGAGTTGTGTACCCAAGCATACGTAGCTCTCTTGTAACGTCACTACCATCCATTTTAGGCATAAACATGTCCATTAGAATGAAGTCAGGTTTATGATGTCTGGCTTTGCCTAACCCATCTAGGCCATCATTGGCAGTGATAATTTGATAGCCGATTGAACCAAGACGATTTTCGATTAATGATCTTGTGTCATCATCGTCATCAACAATTAGAATTGTGCTCATAATTCCGCCCTCCTTTGAAAGATGAGCTGATATAATACTATTTTTTATTTAAGAAGAGTAAATATTTCTGTGTAGACGATTCTATTTTTGACAAAAAACGATAATAGTCATTTTGTTCTGTAGGGGATAAAAAATCATAAACAACAGCCAGGTGCTCGTCTTCTTCGTTGATGACGCTGCCAACCTGTTCTTTAATGCCAAGGATATAATCGTGAAGATCATTAGCGACTTGATAATTGATATGCTCGGATTTTAGTTTTTCAAATAGGCAATAATCATCATAGATATTGAAATCCAATGGCGAAAGTTCATTGAAATGATGATCAATTTTATCGTCTAACACTGTGAAAATCCAATTAGAGTACTATGCCTGATATAACTGTATCCAATTACCGCAAGTGTCATCGAAAGCTGCAACCATTACACCACCCATATCTTGAGGTTCAGATTTGAACTTTACGCCTTTAGAAGTTAATTCTTTATAAGTTTCTTCCATATTATCAACCGCAAGTGCAGTTGCAGGAATACCTTTTTCATAAAGGTCAGCGTAGAAAACTTTGGCAGAATCAAGAGCGTTGGGTTCGAGCACAAATTCTAAATCATCATCAAGATGGCCAACAGTTAGCCATCTAAACTCACCCATTGGAATATCTTGTTTCTTTGCGAAACCGATTTTCTCAGTATAAAATTCAAGAGCCTTTGCTTGATCATCAACACAAATACCATTTAGCTTTATTCTGATCATATCGATATCCTTTCTAGAACCTTACACGGAAACTCATAGTTGCTGTGTGGGCCATATAGTTTTCTTTCCAATTGGCATCATAGGTAATACTAAAGTTAGTAATTTCAGTTTTAAATGATAAGCCCATTCCAGCCTGGAATCCATTAGGGTCAAGCGGTGTGGATTGTAACGTAAACGATGAATTATTATAACCAGCAAAGCGTGCTGTAAGTGGATTAATTGTCTCATTTAGTTCTTTTGTCCAACCGCCATATACGCCAATTGATAATTGGCCAATGGTATCTTCATCTGTAGAAAGATCAGTGTTATACGCAAATTCCATTTTCAAGTTACCAAGCATGGAATTGGTTCTGTACTCGTTTACAACAAGATCAACACCAGCACCGCCACCTGTTTCCGTGTAGCCATCTTGTTTGATGTTATTATAACTGATGCTACCGCTTGGGGTCGCAGTAAATTTGCCCATATTAAGTTGGTAGCCGGCTTTTAAATGCGATGAATAATGTAAGCCGTCCCAATTTGCTGTAGAGGTTCTGTCAAAATTTGTGAATTCAACGTAACGGTCACTTTCGAAATCGAGAAGGCCAACATTTGCCTGACCTTCAATGAAGAAATCACGTAGCCAAATACCGCCATAAACGCCAAGTTGCGTGTTTTCCATACCCATACGGCTAGCGCCAGCATCATCAAATTTAATGTCTGCAAAATGTCTGGCCAGACTGATACCGAATGCACCTCGTTTGGTTAATGCAAATTCATAACCAACCGCAATGCCGAATGTGAAGCCATCGGCGCCTTTTTCGTCCATAGTAGTGTCAAGATTATACATACTACCATATTGTTGTGCCCATAACCCCTGGCCAGATTGTAATGGATCATCCGCGACATATTTCAGATTTCTTAAGTTGTCCAAGTGACTTGAAACTGCACCAAAAGCAAGGTTGTTGCTATTGATCAAAATTTGTCTACTTGCCTGTGTAAGGTTATTAGGCATCATTTGTCTATATGTTCTATTGAAGTCATCTGCAGTGGTTATGCTGCTGATTTCACCACCAATATCACTTGTAGATTCCAAAGCTGGAACCGATGCTTCATACAACCGTCCAATATTTTCTGAAAGTCCTAGTTCTTCAGCCGTTTTACGTCTTAGGGATACGCTTAAGGAATTTGAAGTAGTCGTGGTTTCAATATCATAGATAAATACTTGATCAGATTCATTAAGTAGGTTGTCTTCACTGTTTATTACCAAATTATCTGCTGAGATAATTTCATATGTGTTTTCTATGCCAATAAGAGAATCGATTTCAATTTTAAGTTTACTATCAGGAGCGAATATTACGTCTCCTGTTGCGTTAACACCACCTGCTAGATCATCTTGACCCGACACGCCAATGGTTAATTGCGCAGTATCATTGATAGAAATATTTTCCACATTGAGTGGGATTGTTGCAGGTACAACCAATTCTGACTGGTCATTTAAAGTCACATTTAATTGACCATTTGGTGAAAAGATGCCGCCTGTTAATCGGGCATTGTCGAACATGTCTAGTGTGGCTGTGCCGCCCTCTAAAGTAATGCCGCCGTCAATATGTCTTTCTAATAATGGTCTATAGATTGATTCAATTGCGCCATCATCAATGAAGGCTTGCTCTAATTCGGCATATTCTGTTTCAGATAAACCTTCCATTGTAATGGAATTGGTTCCGCTGCCCAAAAGAACATCACCATTAATACGACCACTATTGAAAAAATCGATTGATGTGGTGTTTTCTGATAAATCCACTGCGATGCGATCACCCGTGTTTTCAGAATTTAGTGTCAAATCAATCAATCTAGTATTTGTAAATGAAGAAATTGTGCCTGATCTATCAATAATACCGTAAGCGGATGTGTTATTACCTTCTGCTTCGATTGTGATTAGGCCGTCGTTATTAAACGTTGTAAGTGATGCATTTTCATTTACAAGTAATGCATATGCGTCACCGCCAGTTCCAACAATCTCATCATCATCATTATAGGTGACAGCAGCTTTCACATTTATTTCGCCGTTATTGCGAAATTCGGGTGCACTAGCGTGATCGCCGATCTCAACTGCTATTGCTGTAGCATCAATTGATTCAGATTTAATTTCGCCCCAAAGGCCGTTATAAATTCCGTGGGTGAGGGTGGTCGTATAAGTATCAGGGCCATCAACTGCACCAGTAATATATACTGCAGTTGTAGCAGCACCTGAATTTGCACCCGAAACATTAATGTTTCCTTGGTTTAGGACGGAATAATCGCCATAGAATGAGCCAGTATTACCGATAGTGATATTGGTCATAGGTGCGGCGTCAATTTTTTCTGGCGTTATATAAACACCATATCCACCACCAAAGGCTTGAACAGAACTTGTATCTGATGAAAAGCCTGATATTGAATCACCTTCTGCGATATTTACAGGGTCGCCATCTCCATTGAAATATGTGATTTTATTTTCAAAACCACCACTTAAATTGCCACTGATTTGAACAGCTGCGATGCCGCTAACCGCAGGAATATCTTCTTGTGTGGAAAAGTTAAACGCAGCATCCCTACCTGTGCTTAAAGCGCCAGTATTATCATATCCACCGTCAACATCACCGCCGATATACACGCCTATTGTTCCGGCATCACGATTTACAATATTTTGTGTTGTTAAAATGTCACCAGTTAGATTGCCGAGGATTTCAACACCTCTACTGTTTTCCCCTGTAATACCAACATTATCAAATGTGATATCACCAACCATGTCTGATTGAAGAGAGAAACCGGCGGAATTATCACCAAAAACAATAATATCACCATTTCCTGAAAAGGTAACATCCCCTTCTAAAGTACCATCGCCATCAATAAGAACGCCATAGTTATTTGAGCCGACATTATTATCATTATCTTCGGCACTGCTCTCAATACGAGAAGTAATATTGATATCTGAAGTCAGCGTACCTGCACCTTGTGTATCAACATGAATTGCAATGGCATTATCGAATGATTCAGCGATAATGCCACCTTCTGATGTTAGGTTGTTGTCGCTATTTACCGTAACTGCTGCACCAGTGCTAACAGTGATACTACCATCGGAATCAATAACAATATCTGCCGGGCTGCCGCTATCAATTGTGGCCGTATCAACTGCAGATGTCCGGTCATCAGAAATTGTTACTTCCTGTGCATAAGCAGAAACACTAGCGAAAGTTCCAAGTTGAAGCGCGATCAGAAATGATTTGCTGATTTTTGCAGGATTGACATGTCGGTGAATTTTATTTGAAATGCTTGAGTTGATACTCATAAAAATGCCTTTTAGATAATCGGAAACTAATTATAAAATTGCTTCCTGTTAATTTCTCAAAATAATAATCGGTATGTATAATACGTTTACGGGGAAATTGCCCGCTTTTTTTCAGTTTTCATCATTCAATATCACAAAATTGGATTTTTCAAAATAAAGAATAATTCTCTTCACATGAATGCCAAATTAACTGATGCATTTATTTTTCCACTGTTATAAAGTCAGCATAATTAATTCAAAAGGGAAAATATGGACAATATTCAGGAAATATCACTTTTAAACCTTGCGCTCGCATTTGTTCCTGTATCGGTTGTTCTTTTTATTTTGTTTAAATGGAAAAGTGATGGCAAAGAGGCCATGCTTGGCATTTCAAGAATGCTAATCCAGCTTTTGATTGTTGGTTATTTTCTGACGTTTTTATTCGAAGCAGAAAGCGCATGGATAGTAATTGTAGTGCTTTGTGTAATGCTTACGGTATCCAGTTGGATATCTTTAAGGACCGTGAAAACGGAGCGTCGAACATTATATTCCTATGCCATCGTTTCAATATTTATTGGTGGTGGAAGCGTATTATTTATGATTACTCAAGGTGTACTTGGGCTAGACCCTTGGTATGAGCCAAGATACCTTATTCCGCTCGCAGGTATGATTTTTTCCAGCTCTATG encodes:
- a CDS encoding TetR/AcrR family transcriptional regulator, giving the protein MTKNKLAGRPREFDKDNVLKNITELFWKNGYEGTSLSHIIAATGLKKGSLYATFGDKHSMYIAAFESYESEIVNQTYQFLTNGEGDAFSRIQTFLFAPIEAVGTLNDRSGCFLCNASSDRASLNPETSEMVQRAFNKLEQGLVNALYEIKPTIDKQELADKARWILAAYSGFRVMVRSGLPVESLTLAHKELMISIKNSM
- a CDS encoding autotransporter outer membrane beta-barrel domain-containing protein, which gives rise to MSINSSISNKIHRHVNPAKISKSFLIALQLGTFASVSAYAQEVTISDDRTSAVDTATIDSGSPADIVIDSDGSITVSTGAAVTVNSDNNLTSEGGIIAESFDNAIAIHVDTQGAGTLTSDINITSRIESSAEDNDNNVGSNNYGVLIDGDGTLEGDVTFSGNGDIIVFGDNSAGFSLQSDMVGDITFDNVGITGENSRGVEILGNLTGDILTTQNIVNRDAGTIGVYIGGDVDGGYDNTGALSTGRDAAFNFSTQEDIPAVSGIAAVQISGNLSGGFENKITYFNGDGDPVNIAEGDSISGFSSDTSSVQAFGGGYGVYITPEKIDAAPMTNITIGNTGSFYGDYSVLNQGNINVSGANSGAATTAVYITGAVDGPDTYTTTLTHGIYNGLWGEIKSESIDATAIAVEIGDHASAPEFRNNGEINVKAAVTYNDDDEIVGTGGDAYALLVNENASLTTFNNDGLITIEAEGNNTSAYGIIDRSGTISSFTNTRLIDLTLNSENTGDRIAVDLSENTTSIDFFNSGRINGDVLLGSGTNSITMEGLSETEYAELEQAFIDDGAIESIYRPLLERHIDGGITLEGGTATLDMFDNARLTGGIFSPNGQLNVTLNDQSELVVPATIPLNVENISINDTAQLTIGVSGQDDLAGGVNATGDVIFAPDSKLKIEIDSLIGIENTYEIISADNLVINSEDNLLNESDQVFIYDIETTTTSNSLSVSLRRKTAEELGLSENIGRLYEASVPALESTSDIGGEISSITTADDFNRTYRQMMPNNLTQASRQILINSNNLAFGAVSSHLDNLRNLKYVADDPLQSGQGLWAQQYGSMYNLDTTMDEKGADGFTFGIAVGYEFALTKRGAFGISLARHFADIKFDDAGASRMGMENTQLGVYGGIWLRDFFIEGQANVGLLDFESDRYVEFTNFDRTSTANWDGLHYSSHLKAGYQLNMGKFTATPSGSISYNNIKQDGYTETGGGAGVDLVVNEYRTNSMLGNLKMEFAYNTDLSTDEDTIGQLSIGVYGGWTKELNETINPLTARFAGYNNSSFTLQSTPLDPNGFQAGMGLSFKTEITNFSITYDANWKENYMAHTATMSFRVRF
- a CDS encoding dihydrolipoyl dehydrogenase — its product is MEKRTVDVAIIGTGTSGMGAYREAAKTTDSIALIEGNKYGTTCARVGCMPSKLLIAAAEAAHNVEKAPQFGVNAQINDIDGRKVMERVKSERDRFVGFVLESVDGFNPDHLIKGYAKFVNDNTLIIDNKIEIKAKTIVIATGSSPAIPPIFQKVTDRLIINDDVFDWDDLPESVALFGPGVIGLELGQALHRLGVKIKIFGRGGFVGPLSDPEILEYATDAFQGEFYLNPDADVTSIVQKDDKVNITYKHFDGNSITEGFDYVLATTGRTPNVRNLGLENTTLPLDDRGVPLFNQYTMQIGDHPVFIAGDANNDKPLLHEAADEGKIAGKNAAQFPKISAGKRTSPIGVVFSDPQLATVGSSFASLTEGCFETGTVSFEGQGRSRTMLVNKGLMNVYGELGTGLLLGAEIFGPRAEHLAHLLAWCHQQKMTIPEILEMPFYHPVIEEGLRTALRDLNSKLQLGPIPVKRCLDCGPGA
- a CDS encoding VOC family protein yields the protein MIRIKLNGICVDDQAKALEFYTEKIGFAKKQDIPMGEFRWLTVGHLDDDLEFVLEPNALDSAKVFYADLYEKGIPATALAVDNMEETYKELTSKGVKFKSEPQDMGGVMVAAFDDTCGNWIQLYQA
- a CDS encoding ABC transporter permease; the protein is MDNIQEISLLNLALAFVPVSVVLFILFKWKSDGKEAMLGISRMLIQLLIVGYFLTFLFEAESAWIVIVVLCVMLTVSSWISLRTVKTERRTLYSYAIVSIFIGGGSVLFMITQGVLGLDPWYEPRYLIPLAGMIFSSSMNSISLSAERINAEMARGETYEQARSIALRAALIPIVNALFGVGLVSLPGMMTGQILSGVSPLIAVRYQIMVMCMLFSASGISAAIFMSLLKNHLKRDREMPFDE
- a CDS encoding response regulator transcription factor — its product is MSTILIVDDDDDTRSLIENRLGSIGYQIITANDGLDGLGKARHHKPDFILMDMFMPKMDGSDVTRELRMLGYTTPIIALTAAVKPADEKIALDAGCNAVIVKPIKDNFEEQIAAMIRAYS